The proteins below are encoded in one region of Streptomyces cyanogenus:
- a CDS encoding LamG-like jellyroll fold domain-containing protein, with translation MEDRTEYSTTQANPDGSFTLTQSTTPQRVKEKGGGWGTVDPVLERRPDGRIAPKGAVVDLSFSGAGTGSGLIRLGKDGRSVTLDWSGPLPEPTLNGPTATYANVFDGVDLQLTATAEGYREILVVKSPQAAQNPALEQVKLAASGDGLSVVPGAGGGLRAIDEDGNALFRGPAGQMWDSAGDSQTGPQTQLTRTNAATPAQGPDNDDPSQPGQGDTTAVLPVKVDDDAIAVHPDLNLLRGKETVYPVYIDPAIGLGVSERTKLSSDGDKFWMFDGDKGVGKCGTADGYYCGGGYVDRMYFEFAPTKLAGKRVLDATFRARETWSFNCDPHWLDLVRTDNISEGTRWPGPKQLDLMGDQNVAAGRGDLCSPDQPDKWIEFNDSSKESDENLTGTVRSFADGKISRLTLMLRAKDEGDPRAWKRFDDSAELQVVFAYKPGVPTNVGVIPGTGTTGYCNKSSSDPLVVTRKDPMVQARVQTLVEAHKGDEEGSLQAEYVVERGDDAAWHQVWTGHMPDTGWHPDETLEKLRTSDRADKGLYRYKARTQSHWSYDGKSGDLWSPYSSWCYFKIDSTAPKAPRISAGSPYTECTANLCEGKGGPGIPGTFTFQPNTADLDASGHTDVTAYEYKLLTTRTKSVAGTTKVAVKDVAPLLSGTQVLSVRAKDVHDRWGTPAEFTFKVSPPPGAVGRWHFNDAAPGSGATLAKDTATEGTRHDATLQTAGAGWSSLGRRGDADYSLWLNDGSDDTQRSGYAATAAPAVNTKDSFTISSWVYLTDASQTHVVLSAPGTNASAFTLYYSAGYKKWVFNRTATDVKDNPVFLRSIADAGPPPLNAWTHLAAVFDTKADTDKTNDTIQLFVNGRPQGQPVVLNAVSSAYQPWASTAGMQFGRSLADGAYGENFRGRLDEISVWQYALSPEQIAQEAKLTEDDTAASELVAYWDAASSTGSQIKELSPYPAPALALSSTGAVLDEDNNALLLDGTSGYASATGPVTDETGSFTVSAHVRLDADKLAAKPVGYQAQVAGQAIGGESSWALWVVKPAADTYQWKFTRTAVGTDGKVSPSAQVAAGDLAELNTGVDVTGVYDAQEAWQWTDPTDSSKTEDRMGRLHLYVGGMEQPGDDASGFSAVQQGSGTLSAGRGTAAGSTGHYLPGALESLRIWTGAMNSEQIQSQVLDAPDSV, from the coding sequence ATGGAGGACCGTACCGAGTACTCCACGACCCAGGCGAACCCGGACGGTTCGTTCACGCTCACGCAGTCCACGACTCCCCAGCGGGTGAAGGAGAAGGGCGGCGGCTGGGGAACGGTGGACCCGGTGCTGGAGCGGCGTCCGGACGGGCGGATTGCTCCCAAGGGCGCGGTGGTGGACCTGTCGTTCTCCGGCGCCGGCACTGGATCGGGCCTGATCCGTCTGGGCAAGGACGGACGGTCGGTCACGCTGGACTGGAGCGGGCCGCTGCCGGAGCCGACGCTGAACGGCCCGACCGCCACCTACGCGAACGTCTTCGACGGTGTGGACCTGCAGCTGACGGCGACCGCCGAGGGCTACCGGGAGATCCTCGTCGTCAAGAGCCCCCAGGCCGCGCAGAATCCCGCTCTGGAACAGGTCAAGCTCGCTGCCTCCGGGGACGGCCTGTCCGTGGTGCCGGGAGCGGGTGGCGGCCTGCGCGCTATCGACGAGGACGGCAACGCCCTCTTCCGCGGGCCGGCGGGGCAGATGTGGGACTCAGCCGGTGACAGCCAAACAGGCCCCCAAACCCAGCTGACACGCACCAACGCGGCAACCCCCGCACAGGGACCGGACAACGATGATCCCTCCCAGCCGGGGCAGGGTGATACCACCGCCGTGCTGCCGGTGAAGGTCGACGACGATGCGATCGCCGTGCACCCGGACCTGAACCTCTTGCGCGGCAAGGAAACGGTCTACCCCGTCTACATCGACCCCGCGATCGGCCTGGGTGTCTCAGAGCGTACGAAGCTGTCCTCCGACGGTGACAAGTTCTGGATGTTCGACGGCGACAAGGGCGTCGGCAAGTGCGGTACCGCAGACGGCTACTACTGTGGCGGCGGCTACGTCGACCGCATGTACTTCGAGTTCGCCCCCACCAAGCTGGCCGGCAAGCGTGTTTTGGATGCCACCTTCCGGGCCCGTGAGACTTGGTCGTTCAACTGCGACCCGCACTGGCTGGACCTGGTGCGCACCGACAACATCTCCGAGGGCACCCGCTGGCCCGGCCCTAAGCAGCTGGACCTGATGGGTGACCAGAACGTCGCGGCGGGGCGCGGAGACCTGTGCAGCCCGGACCAGCCGGACAAGTGGATAGAGTTCAACGACAGCTCCAAAGAATCGGACGAGAACCTCACCGGAACCGTCCGCTCTTTCGCGGACGGTAAGATCAGCCGGCTCACCCTGATGTTGCGTGCGAAGGATGAGGGTGACCCGCGGGCGTGGAAGCGGTTCGATGACAGCGCCGAACTGCAGGTCGTGTTCGCCTACAAGCCGGGCGTGCCCACCAATGTCGGCGTGATCCCGGGTACCGGGACAACGGGCTACTGCAACAAATCCTCTTCCGACCCTCTGGTGGTGACGCGTAAGGATCCGATGGTCCAGGCCCGCGTCCAGACGCTGGTCGAAGCGCACAAGGGCGACGAGGAAGGCTCCCTGCAGGCCGAGTACGTGGTCGAGCGCGGGGACGACGCCGCCTGGCACCAGGTGTGGACCGGGCACATGCCCGACACCGGCTGGCACCCGGACGAGACGCTGGAAAAGCTGCGGACCAGCGATCGCGCCGACAAGGGCCTGTACCGGTACAAGGCCCGAACACAGTCGCACTGGTCGTATGACGGCAAGAGCGGCGACCTCTGGTCGCCCTACAGCTCCTGGTGCTACTTCAAGATCGACTCAACCGCACCCAAAGCGCCCCGTATCAGTGCCGGCTCTCCGTACACCGAGTGCACAGCGAACCTGTGCGAAGGCAAGGGAGGCCCCGGTATCCCCGGGACCTTCACCTTCCAGCCGAACACCGCGGACCTCGATGCGTCCGGGCACACCGATGTCACCGCCTATGAGTACAAGCTGCTGACCACGCGCACCAAGTCGGTCGCCGGGACGACGAAGGTCGCGGTGAAGGACGTAGCTCCACTCCTGTCGGGCACACAGGTGCTGTCGGTTCGGGCCAAGGACGTTCACGACCGATGGGGCACGCCCGCAGAGTTCACCTTCAAGGTGTCCCCACCCCCAGGCGCTGTAGGACGCTGGCACTTCAACGACGCAGCCCCCGGATCGGGAGCGACGCTGGCCAAGGACACGGCGACGGAGGGCACCCGGCACGACGCCACACTGCAGACGGCGGGTGCGGGCTGGTCCAGCCTCGGCCGCCGTGGCGATGCCGACTACTCGTTGTGGCTGAACGACGGCTCGGACGACACCCAGCGCTCCGGCTACGCCGCCACCGCCGCGCCGGCCGTGAACACCAAGGACTCCTTCACTATCTCGTCCTGGGTCTACCTGACCGACGCCTCCCAGACGCACGTGGTGTTGTCGGCCCCAGGCACGAATGCCTCGGCCTTCACGCTGTACTACTCCGCCGGCTACAAGAAATGGGTATTCAACCGCACCGCTACCGACGTCAAGGACAACCCGGTCTTCCTGCGCTCGATCGCCGATGCAGGGCCGCCGCCGCTGAACGCCTGGACCCATCTGGCAGCCGTCTTCGACACCAAGGCTGACACGGACAAGACGAACGACACCATCCAGCTGTTCGTCAACGGCCGGCCGCAGGGCCAGCCCGTCGTGCTGAACGCGGTGTCTTCCGCCTACCAGCCCTGGGCATCCACGGCCGGTATGCAGTTCGGCCGCTCACTGGCCGACGGTGCCTATGGTGAAAACTTCCGCGGCCGTCTCGACGAGATCTCAGTGTGGCAGTACGCGCTCAGCCCCGAGCAAATCGCCCAGGAGGCCAAGCTCACCGAGGACGATACGGCAGCCAGCGAACTCGTCGCATACTGGGATGCCGCGTCCTCGACCGGCTCCCAGATCAAGGAGCTGAGTCCCTACCCGGCGCCAGCCCTGGCGCTGTCGTCCACCGGCGCGGTGTTGGACGAGGACAACAACGCGCTGCTCTTGGACGGAACGTCCGGCTACGCCTCGGCGACCGGCCCGGTGACCGACGAGACAGGCTCGTTCACCGTCTCCGCTCACGTTCGGCTGGACGCCGACAAACTGGCGGCCAAGCCCGTCGGTTACCAGGCCCAGGTGGCCGGCCAGGCGATCGGCGGAGAGTCGTCATGGGCGCTGTGGGTGGTCAAGCCCGCAGCGGACACCTACCAGTGGAAGTTCACCCGCACCGCCGTGGGAACGGACGGCAAGGTCAGCCCGAGCGCGCAGGTGGCAGCCGGCGACCTTGCCGAGCTCAACACGGGCGTGGACGTCACCGGCGTCTATGACGCGCAGGAAGCATGGCAGTGGACCGACCCCACTGACTCCTCCAAGACCGAGGATCGCATGGGCCGACTTCACCTGTACGTCGGTGGTATGGAGCAGCCCGGTGATGATGCCTCCGGCTTCTCCGCGGTCCAGCAGGGCAGTGGAACGCTGTCCGCAGGCAGGGGAACAGCCGCCGGCTCCACGGGGCACTACCTGCCCGGCGCACTGGAATCCCTGCGGATCTGGACCGGAGCGATGAACTCCGAACAAATCCAGTCACAGGTTCTGGACGCCCCGGACAGCGTCTGA
- a CDS encoding HNH endonuclease family protein, which yields MRIPRTAATASALAALLIPATAHAAPVAAPGESVTLPVRDALAQLPVSDEDRTGYERTAFKHWVDADRDGCNTRAEVLKAEAVVAPVQGPGCKLSGGRWYSPYDDRYINGPSGLDIDHLVPLAEAWDSGASAWTAKEREAYANDLGDDRALIAVSAASNRSKADQDPSTWLPPAAGYRCQYVTDWVADKTRWGLSIDTDEQAALTEVLGNCPNVPVTVTPAR from the coding sequence GTGCGCATCCCCCGTACCGCCGCCACGGCCTCAGCACTCGCAGCTCTCCTCATCCCCGCGACCGCCCACGCCGCCCCCGTTGCCGCGCCCGGCGAAAGCGTCACGCTGCCCGTGCGCGACGCCCTTGCCCAGCTTCCGGTGTCCGACGAGGACCGCACCGGCTACGAGCGCACCGCGTTCAAACACTGGGTCGATGCCGACCGGGACGGCTGCAACACCCGGGCGGAGGTGCTCAAGGCGGAGGCCGTCGTCGCGCCCGTGCAGGGCCCGGGCTGCAAGCTGAGCGGCGGCCGCTGGTATTCGCCGTACGACGACCGCTACATCAACGGGCCCAGCGGCCTGGACATCGACCACCTGGTCCCGCTCGCCGAGGCCTGGGACTCCGGCGCCTCCGCCTGGACGGCGAAGGAACGCGAGGCCTACGCCAACGACCTCGGCGATGACCGCGCCCTGATTGCGGTGTCGGCCGCCTCGAACCGGTCCAAGGCCGACCAGGACCCGTCCACGTGGCTGCCGCCGGCCGCCGGCTACCGCTGCCAGTACGTCACCGACTGGGTGGCCGACAAAACGCGCTGGGGCCTGAGCATCGACACCGACGAGCAGGCCGCGCTCACCGAGGTACTCGGCAACTGTCCGAATGTCCCCGTCACGGTCACACCAGCCCGCTGA
- a CDS encoding DUF6207 family protein, whose product MDILEVHVSEPGLVVVDIAAADDQTAFAFHSALASMWATTAVERTRRDPGQPGVRLRCYLDMRQQP is encoded by the coding sequence ATGGACATTCTCGAGGTGCACGTCTCGGAGCCGGGTCTGGTCGTCGTGGACATCGCGGCGGCCGACGATCAGACCGCCTTCGCCTTTCACTCGGCGCTGGCCTCGATGTGGGCGACGACCGCGGTGGAGCGCACGAGGCGGGATCCCGGTCAGCCCGGGGTCCGGCTGCGCTGCTACCTCGACATGCGTCAACAGCCCTGA
- a CDS encoding HNH endonuclease family protein, whose protein sequence is MRRAAFSLPATTLVLIGVSAAPALAEPPAPPSTATARQELAALTVAAPHSMDGYARDKFDIWSSQPGGCTTRQTVLARDGKDVQDKPGSCQPASGSWYSIYDETTVTDVTKATIDHMVPLAEAWRSGADNWSADQRKAFGNDLKDPQLLIASEASNTSKSDSGPADWKPANHGFWCTYAKDYTHIKSVWKLTTTDAEKTALSSMLDTCTN, encoded by the coding sequence ATGCGCCGCGCCGCCTTCAGCCTGCCCGCCACCACCCTGGTACTGATCGGTGTCAGTGCCGCCCCGGCCCTGGCCGAACCGCCCGCACCACCGTCCACCGCGACCGCCCGACAGGAACTGGCCGCCCTCACCGTCGCCGCCCCACACTCGATGGACGGCTACGCCCGCGACAAGTTCGACATCTGGTCCAGCCAGCCCGGCGGCTGCACCACCCGCCAGACGGTCCTGGCCCGCGACGGCAAGGACGTCCAGGACAAGCCCGGAAGCTGCCAGCCGGCATCCGGCTCCTGGTACTCCATCTACGACGAAACCACCGTTACCGACGTAACCAAGGCCACCATCGACCACATGGTCCCCCTCGCCGAAGCCTGGCGCTCCGGCGCTGACAACTGGAGCGCCGACCAGCGCAAAGCGTTCGGAAACGACCTCAAAGACCCGCAGCTGCTGATCGCCTCGGAGGCCTCCAACACCTCCAAGTCCGACAGCGGCCCGGCCGACTGGAAGCCGGCCAACCACGGCTTCTGGTGCACCTACGCCAAGGACTACACCCACATCAAGTCCGTCTGGAAGCTGACCACCACCGACGCGGAGAAGACGGCACTGTCCTCCATGCTCGACACCTGCACCAACTGA
- a CDS encoding lamin tail domain-containing protein translates to MAVAVVGAVALPASAADYHHGRQQHPVVFISDVQYDSPGRDDGSNRSLNAEWVEITNDSRQAVNLDGWTLVDEDGYTYTFDHYRLNGRATVRVHTGVGRDTRTDLYQDRRNYVWDNDADTATLRNDRGRFVDDASWGRHRHGGDGWRHEADRRG, encoded by the coding sequence GTGGCCGTTGCAGTGGTGGGTGCGGTGGCGCTGCCGGCGTCGGCCGCCGACTATCACCACGGCCGCCAGCAGCACCCGGTGGTGTTCATCAGCGACGTGCAGTACGACTCCCCGGGCCGCGATGACGGCTCCAACCGCTCGCTGAACGCGGAGTGGGTGGAGATCACCAACGACTCCCGGCAGGCGGTGAACCTGGATGGCTGGACCCTGGTCGACGAGGACGGCTACACCTACACCTTCGACCACTACCGGCTGAACGGCCGCGCGACCGTCCGCGTCCACACCGGCGTCGGACGCGACACCCGCACGGACCTGTACCAGGACCGCCGCAACTACGTATGGGACAACGACGCCGACACCGCAACCCTGCGCAACGACCGCGGCCGCTTCGTCGACGACGCCTCCTGGGGCCGTCACCGCCACGGCGGTGACGGCTGGCGTCACGAAGCAGACCGCCGCGGCTGA
- a CDS encoding NUDIX domain-containing protein: MTSTPEQPTAAPFSRIKIRTGAVVFCGDEVALIRRDRADSTHYTPPGGNVEHGEDLEGALARELQEELGLDVGQAEGGDLLWVIDQRVTRPGPTPPPRKLHLIYRLQITEDIRATLAEQELDELPDGSYEVGLIEWVDRRKAADLPLFPPIGPALAALPDPRAPITNAALDAVTDENYTWV, translated from the coding sequence ATGACGAGTACTCCCGAGCAGCCGACAGCTGCCCCGTTCTCCCGGATCAAGATCCGTACCGGGGCCGTCGTCTTCTGCGGCGACGAGGTCGCTCTCATCCGCCGTGACCGGGCCGACTCCACCCACTACACCCCGCCCGGCGGCAACGTCGAACACGGTGAAGACCTCGAAGGCGCCCTCGCCCGCGAGCTGCAGGAAGAACTCGGGCTCGACGTCGGACAGGCCGAAGGCGGCGACCTGCTGTGGGTCATCGACCAACGTGTCACCCGCCCCGGCCCCACCCCGCCGCCCCGCAAACTCCACCTGATCTACCGCCTGCAAATCACCGAGGACATCCGCGCCACACTCGCCGAGCAAGAGCTCGACGAACTCCCCGACGGCAGCTACGAAGTCGGCTTGATCGAGTGGGTCGACCGCCGTAAGGCCGCCGACCTGCCCCTCTTCCCGCCCATCGGACCCGCGCTCGCCGCCCTCCCCGACCCCCGAGCCCCCATCACCAACGCCGCCTTGGACGCAGTCACCGACGAGAATTACACCTGGGTGTAG
- a CDS encoding peptidase inhibitor family I36 protein, protein MPRDQIACPRGFVCIYPDINFNGQPYVKRAVDGSVRHLPDYIRGKGSSIINNSSRTARVYQKDNYFGRHVCVGREGGTISDLRSYQLNDTTHSLRNNNTPCGAA, encoded by the coding sequence ATGCCCCGGGACCAGATCGCGTGCCCGCGCGGGTTCGTCTGCATCTACCCCGACATCAACTTCAACGGCCAGCCCTACGTCAAACGCGCCGTCGACGGGTCGGTACGGCACCTGCCGGACTACATCCGCGGCAAGGGCAGCTCCATCATCAACAACAGCAGCCGCACTGCACGCGTCTACCAGAAGGACAACTACTTCGGCCGGCACGTCTGCGTCGGACGAGAAGGCGGCACCATCAGCGACCTGCGTTCCTACCAGCTCAACGACACCACACACAGCCTGCGCAACAACAACACCCCATGCGGCGCCGCGTAA
- a CDS encoding NucA/NucB deoxyribonuclease domain-containing protein: MTGLAAGPASNATCTINKITVNRFSECEWVTIHVDVIKVINGRPVIEGTVDFDVKHQMTLKTNSANWSEKFHVSKARTTRAGKGVAANIAAASGGGTKASVHFSQGHILSSGAADGSVGYKTSIPPKKINPKAKTKYTYTFTKPGYTPGTVSYNSAAYRCDNYYGSSRTSRAGCAIPEVPTAVSMVGLARIDEGIRKLRARGGHYGDPNGGKPLHWMINKRQEDANRKAVCPRSAPPDMKRAGRTSCDEYPFASSYEGGTHLHANQREITWVKVQENKSQGGRITAWRGQMHVMDHDPFYVIA, encoded by the coding sequence GTGACCGGACTTGCAGCCGGGCCGGCATCCAATGCCACCTGCACCATCAACAAGATCACGGTCAACCGGTTCAGCGAGTGCGAGTGGGTGACCATCCACGTCGACGTCATCAAGGTCATCAACGGGCGACCCGTCATCGAAGGCACCGTCGACTTCGACGTCAAGCACCAGATGACCCTGAAGACGAACTCCGCCAACTGGTCGGAAAAGTTCCACGTCTCCAAGGCGCGCACCACGCGCGCGGGCAAGGGCGTTGCCGCCAACATCGCCGCTGCTTCGGGAGGCGGCACCAAGGCCAGCGTCCACTTCTCGCAGGGCCACATCCTCAGCAGCGGCGCGGCGGATGGCAGCGTCGGCTACAAGACCAGCATCCCTCCGAAGAAGATCAACCCGAAGGCGAAGACCAAGTACACCTACACCTTCACCAAGCCCGGCTACACCCCGGGCACCGTCTCCTACAACTCGGCCGCCTACCGCTGCGACAACTACTACGGCAGCAGCCGAACCAGCCGGGCCGGCTGCGCCATCCCGGAAGTCCCCACCGCCGTGAGCATGGTCGGCCTGGCCCGCATCGACGAAGGCATCCGCAAGCTCCGCGCACGTGGCGGCCACTACGGTGACCCCAACGGCGGCAAGCCGCTGCACTGGATGATCAACAAGCGGCAGGAGGACGCGAACCGGAAGGCGGTGTGCCCGCGTAGCGCACCGCCGGACATGAAGCGCGCCGGCCGCACCTCCTGCGACGAGTACCCGTTCGCCTCCTCGTATGAGGGCGGCACGCATCTCCACGCCAACCAGCGGGAGATCACCTGGGTGAAGGTTCAGGAGAACAAGTCCCAGGGCGGACGTATCACGGCGTGGCGCGGCCAGATGCACGTCATGGACCACGACCCCTTCTATGTGATCGCCTGA